CGAAGTTGGAGAAATTGTGAAAGGTCAAGTAACTAAGGTAGAAGAAAAGCAAGTCATTGTTGACCTTGAAAATAGTAAGCTAGATGGAATTATTCCAATTAGTGAACTATCTAGTCTTCATGTAGAAAAAGCTAGTGATGTAGTATCGGAAGGGCAAGAGCTTACACTTGAAGTAATCAAGGTCGAAGAGGATGCTCTAATCCTTTCTAAACGCAAAGCAGAAGCTGTCCAAGCATGGAAAGACTTACAAGTTGCTTTTGAAGCGGGAAACACGATTGAAGCAGAAATTAAAGAAGTAGTGAAAGGCGGACTTGTGGTAGATTTAGGAGTTCGTGGATTCGTACCTGCTTCTTTAGTAGAAGATCGTTTTGTAGAAGACTTTTCTGACTATAAAGGAAAGACCTTAACTTTTAAAATTGTTGAATTAGACGTAGAAAAGAATCGTTTAATTCTTTCTCATCGTCATGTCCTTGAAGAAGAGAAGGGCAAATTAAGAAAACAAAGTTTAGAAAAAATTGAAAGTGGACAAGTTATGGAAGGAACCGTCCAACGAATTACCGATTTCGGTGCATTCGTTGATATTGGTGGTGTGGATGGTCTTGTCCACGTTTCACAACTTGCTCACCAACATGTTGATAAACCATCTGATGTGGTGGAAGTTGGTCAAACAGTAAAGGTTAAAGTACTTTCTGTTGATCGTGATAACGAAAGAATCTCACTATCCATTAAAGAAACTCAACCTGGACCTTGGTCTAATATCAATGAAAAAGCTCCTAGAGGAACAACTTTAACTGGAACAGTGAAAAGACTTGTTTCTTATGGTGCTTTCGTAGAGGTCTTCCCGGGAGTAGAGGGGCTTGTCCATATATCACAAATCTCTCACAAGCATATTGGAACTCCAGGAGAAGTACTTAAAGAAGGTCAAACTGTACAAGTAAAGGTTATTGACGTGAATGAGCAAGAACAGCGTCTATCCTTAAGCATAAAAGAGTTGGAAGAAAAGGAAGAAGAAGTTAAAGACTACGAGCTTCCTGAAGAAAATAAAGGATTCCAACTTGGTGAAATGATTGGAGACAAACTAAAAGATCTAAAATCATAATGAAATGGTGATGACATGAGTCGAACACAGCGCAAGCTAGAGCACATTCAACTAGCATTATCAACAGGGCAATTGCGCTTAACAGGTTTAGATGATATACAAATTATTCATCAATCCTTGCCTGACTCATCATTATCTGATGTATCTCTTCAAACCTTTCTAGGCGAACTTCTCTTAAGTTCGCCTATTTTTATAAACGCCATGACAGGTGGCGGTGGAAGAGAGACTCAGAAAATTAATGAAGAGTTAGCGATTGCTGCCAGAGAAACCGGCTTAGCCCTTGCAGTTGGCTCTCAAATGTCAGCGATTAAAAATCCAGAAGAGCGAAAGACATATGAAATCGTACGGAAACTGCACCCAAATGGCGTTATTTTTGCGAATTTAGGTAGTGAGGCCACTCTAGAGCAAGCCCAACAAGCCGTTGAAATGTTAGAGGCAAATGCTATCCAAATTCACATTAACGTAGTGCAGGAGTTAACAATGCCTGAGGGTGACCGATCTTTTAAAGGGGCTCTAGAAAGGATTCAAGCAATAGCAGAGTCTTTACCTGTTCCAGTTATTATCAAGGAAGTTGGATTTGGGATGGGGTTTGAAACGGTTCAAAAGTTAAACTATTCGGGTATCCTTGCTGTTGATATTGGAGGCTTTGGAGGAACAAACTTTGCAAAGATTGAAAACAGCAGAAGAAGTGAGGAATTCACGTTCTTTAATGAATGGGGTATTCCCACCAGTGTCTCTTTAGTCGAAGCTTGTGAAGCAGCAGATGGATTAGAGGTGCTAGCTTCCGGTGGGATTACGAATAGTCTAGATGTTGTTAAATGTCTTGTACTAGGTGCTCAAGCTGTGGGAATGGCAGGAACCTTTTTGAGGGTTTTAAAGGAAGATGGAATCGAAAAACTCATTGAGTCAATTGAACAAGTACATAAGGAAATTTCTTTTATGATGACTGCACTTGGGTGTGAAAAAGTTTCTGAACTGCGAACGAAACCAGTTCTATTCACAGGCCAGACCCATCATTGGTTAAAGG
Above is a window of Bacillus carboniphilus DNA encoding:
- the rpsA gene encoding 30S ribosomal protein S1, with the translated sequence MVEDMNQVDVKVFEVGEIVKGQVTKVEEKQVIVDLENSKLDGIIPISELSSLHVEKASDVVSEGQELTLEVIKVEEDALILSKRKAEAVQAWKDLQVAFEAGNTIEAEIKEVVKGGLVVDLGVRGFVPASLVEDRFVEDFSDYKGKTLTFKIVELDVEKNRLILSHRHVLEEEKGKLRKQSLEKIESGQVMEGTVQRITDFGAFVDIGGVDGLVHVSQLAHQHVDKPSDVVEVGQTVKVKVLSVDRDNERISLSIKETQPGPWSNINEKAPRGTTLTGTVKRLVSYGAFVEVFPGVEGLVHISQISHKHIGTPGEVLKEGQTVQVKVIDVNEQEQRLSLSIKELEEKEEEVKDYELPEENKGFQLGEMIGDKLKDLKS
- the fni gene encoding type 2 isopentenyl-diphosphate Delta-isomerase, whose product is MSRTQRKLEHIQLALSTGQLRLTGLDDIQIIHQSLPDSSLSDVSLQTFLGELLLSSPIFINAMTGGGGRETQKINEELAIAARETGLALAVGSQMSAIKNPEERKTYEIVRKLHPNGVIFANLGSEATLEQAQQAVEMLEANAIQIHINVVQELTMPEGDRSFKGALERIQAIAESLPVPVIIKEVGFGMGFETVQKLNYSGILAVDIGGFGGTNFAKIENSRRSEEFTFFNEWGIPTSVSLVEACEAADGLEVLASGGITNSLDVVKCLVLGAQAVGMAGTFLRVLKEDGIEKLIESIEQVHKEISFMMTALGCEKVSELRTKPVLFTGQTHHWLKERGVNTSSYSQRGRV